In Nostoc sp. GT001, a genomic segment contains:
- a CDS encoding IS701 family transposase, whose product MDVELQILKHLARDAHPTVATIDEYCAEYKDLFREVRNYECFKYLHLGIMSQIQRKSLPEIAKVVSINSAQSLHHFLANSDWSVNKLKQRRLNRLKKELDGQAITVVIDETGDRKKGKKTDYVARQYLGSVGKIDNGIVSVNAYGVYSNITFPLIVKVFKPKGTLKESDKYKTKIELASEIITELIESGFNIELVLADSLYGESSQFIRKIAEYNLAYVVSIRSNHGVWLPAGERVRANKWCKFERTFSNQKSEVRYIREIIYGKKRAITYWEITTDPETMPENSTSFVMTNLQGNLKKTLGDLYGLRTWVEYGFRQCKQELGWTDYRFTNFQHIERWWEIIFCVYTMISLNSPAFLGLNQSRQIETEAEENSDVDFSNHPQWNREYGWKNTLNNLRLIIQPLLLFWLIYPWLSIFPNSHLLLGFNHLIAAMNQFKPGYGSG is encoded by the coding sequence ATGGATGTAGAATTACAAATCTTGAAACATTTGGCAAGAGATGCTCACCCAACAGTTGCCACCATAGATGAATATTGTGCAGAGTATAAAGACCTGTTTAGAGAAGTAAGAAATTATGAGTGCTTCAAATATTTACATCTGGGAATAATGTCCCAAATTCAAAGAAAATCATTACCAGAGATAGCGAAAGTTGTAAGTATTAACTCAGCTCAGTCATTACATCATTTTCTAGCCAATTCAGATTGGTCAGTAAATAAGTTAAAACAACGAAGATTAAATAGATTGAAGAAAGAATTAGATGGTCAAGCAATTACAGTAGTCATAGATGAAACCGGAGATAGAAAAAAAGGTAAAAAGACTGATTATGTGGCTAGACAATATTTGGGAAGCGTGGGGAAGATAGATAATGGGATAGTTTCAGTTAATGCTTATGGAGTTTACTCTAATATAACTTTTCCATTAATTGTAAAAGTATTTAAACCAAAAGGAACACTAAAGGAGTCAGATAAATACAAAACGAAAATAGAGTTAGCATCAGAAATTATTACAGAGCTAATTGAATCAGGGTTTAATATTGAATTAGTACTGGCTGATAGCTTATATGGTGAAAGTAGTCAATTTATTAGAAAAATAGCTGAATATAATTTAGCTTATGTTGTATCAATTAGAAGTAATCATGGAGTTTGGTTGCCAGCAGGAGAAAGGGTTAGGGCGAATAAATGGTGTAAATTTGAGAGAACATTTAGCAATCAAAAATCAGAAGTTAGATACATTAGGGAAATAATTTATGGTAAAAAAAGAGCCATAACTTACTGGGAAATAACTACTGATCCAGAAACCATGCCAGAAAATTCTACTTCTTTTGTGATGACAAATCTTCAAGGTAATCTCAAGAAAACTTTAGGCGACTTATATGGATTAAGAACCTGGGTAGAATATGGTTTTCGGCAGTGTAAACAGGAACTAGGCTGGACAGATTACCGTTTCACCAATTTCCAACATATTGAGAGGTGGTGGGAGATTATTTTTTGTGTTTACACGATGATTAGTTTAAATTCTCCCGCCTTCTTAGGCTTAAATCAATCTCGTCAAATTGAGACTGAGGCAGAAGAAAATAGTGATGTTGATTTTTCTAATCATCCGCAATGGAACCGCGAATACGGATGGAAAAATACTTTAAATAATCTGCGTCTAATTATCCAACCACTCTTACTATTTTGGTTGATTTATCCCTGGTTAAGCATTTTCCCTAATTCACACTTATTGCTAGGATTCAATCATTTAATTGCTGCAATGAATCAATTTAAACCTGGTTATGGTTCTGGATAA